A genomic stretch from Candidatus Avedoeria danica includes:
- a CDS encoding D-tyrosyl-tRNA(Tyr) deacylase has protein sequence MRALVQRVARASVTVDDAVVGAVGRGYLVLLGVRTTDTAAEADWLADKVVGLRLFGGTTGHFDLGLADVGGEILVVSQFTLYGDARKGRRPDFTRAARPEAAEGLYERFVARVRGHGVNVATGVFGAMMAVELVNDGPVTVMVEREGA, from the coding sequence ATGAGGGCGCTCGTCCAACGCGTTGCGCGGGCATCCGTGACGGTCGACGACGCGGTGGTCGGAGCGGTCGGGCGCGGCTACCTCGTGCTGCTCGGCGTCCGGACGACGGACACGGCCGCCGAAGCCGACTGGCTGGCCGACAAGGTGGTCGGGCTGCGCTTGTTCGGCGGCACGACGGGGCACTTCGATCTCGGGCTGGCCGATGTGGGCGGCGAGATCCTCGTCGTGAGCCAGTTCACGCTGTACGGCGATGCGCGCAAGGGCCGGCGGCCGGACTTCACGCGGGCGGCGCGGCCGGAGGCGGCCGAGGGGTTGTACGAGCGGTTCGTGGCGCGGGTCCGCGGGCACGGGGTGAACGTCGCGACGGGCGTGTTCGGGGCGATGATGGCGGTGGAGTTGGTGAACGACGGGCCGGTGACGGTGATGGTGGAGCGGGAAGGGGCGTGA
- a CDS encoding DUF814 domain-containing protein → MSLDALAAAALADDLGSLAGARVQSVTAVDPRTLCFELYAGERRYLTLSAAPDHPGVVVEAAPTRRGGGAPSPLALVCRARLDGARLSAVVQPPHERILRFDWKAAAPISLVAELTGRLANLILVDADGTILAAAHAVTAAQSRARTVLPGRPYAPPPAPLKVPPESVTPDDIRAWLHLAPNGEVAWRTLVAHVRGIGPQTAREIVFRSADNASMPAADADPTSLSAALAAMAALPASHAWAPTIAVSRTSTDGDDPGNGRAVSTREDGAGDAAESGQSTPRTATVLAWAPYRLTHLAAPDVALVDCPTTLDALARWHGARSSADRYRAARAGVVTALAAATARVRRRREALEHQLAGASPAAIESLKEAGDLILGFQWQIATGATTLIAPLEPPVTIRLDPDLTPVANAQAYFDRYRRARRAARGVPTRLAAARAAEDTLLQLGTDLALAENRAEIDAVLDALAATGLASSVAAGAMKRRTTPTDATSRPRRYTSTDGLTLLVGRNSRQNEVVTFQLAARGDAWLHARDVPGAHVVVKAAGRSVPEATLDQAAALAAWFSASRDAAAVAVAVTDARHVRRLSGGGAGMVTLTHESTRTVRPASPRALGLEPEA, encoded by the coding sequence GTGTCGCTCGACGCGCTGGCGGCCGCCGCCCTGGCCGACGACCTCGGCTCGTTGGCCGGTGCCCGCGTGCAGAGCGTCACGGCGGTCGATCCGCGCACGCTGTGCTTCGAGCTCTACGCCGGCGAGCGCCGCTACCTGACGCTCTCCGCTGCGCCCGACCACCCCGGCGTCGTCGTCGAAGCCGCCCCGACGCGCCGCGGCGGCGGTGCGCCGTCGCCGCTCGCCCTCGTCTGCCGTGCCCGCCTGGACGGCGCGCGCCTGTCGGCCGTCGTCCAGCCGCCCCACGAGCGGATCCTGCGCTTCGACTGGAAGGCCGCCGCCCCGATCTCGCTCGTCGCGGAGCTCACCGGGCGCCTCGCCAACCTGATCCTCGTCGATGCGGACGGCACGATCCTCGCCGCGGCGCACGCGGTCACCGCCGCCCAGTCGCGCGCCAGGACCGTGCTCCCCGGCCGCCCGTACGCCCCGCCGCCCGCGCCGCTCAAGGTCCCGCCGGAGTCCGTCACGCCCGACGACATCCGCGCCTGGCTCCACCTTGCGCCGAACGGCGAGGTCGCCTGGCGCACGCTCGTGGCGCACGTCCGCGGCATCGGCCCGCAGACCGCGCGCGAGATCGTGTTCCGTTCCGCCGACAACGCTTCCATGCCTGCCGCCGACGCCGATCCGACGTCGCTGTCCGCCGCCCTCGCGGCCATGGCCGCGCTGCCGGCGTCGCATGCGTGGGCGCCGACGATCGCGGTGTCTCGGACGTCGACGGATGGGGACGATCCGGGCAACGGCCGCGCGGTCTCGACGCGAGAGGACGGGGCCGGCGATGCCGCCGAATCCGGGCAGTCCACACCGCGCACCGCAACCGTCCTCGCCTGGGCCCCCTACCGCCTGACCCACCTCGCCGCCCCCGATGTCGCCCTCGTCGACTGCCCAACGACGCTCGATGCCCTCGCCCGCTGGCACGGCGCCCGGTCCTCCGCCGACCGCTACCGCGCCGCCCGCGCCGGCGTGGTGACCGCGTTGGCGGCCGCGACGGCCCGGGTACGGCGGCGGCGCGAGGCCCTTGAGCACCAGTTGGCCGGGGCATCGCCGGCGGCCATCGAGTCGCTGAAGGAGGCCGGTGACCTCATCCTCGGGTTCCAATGGCAGATCGCGACCGGCGCGACGACGCTCATCGCCCCGCTCGAGCCGCCGGTGACGATCCGCCTCGATCCCGATCTCACGCCCGTCGCGAACGCCCAAGCGTACTTCGACCGCTACCGCCGCGCCCGCCGCGCCGCCCGCGGCGTCCCGACGCGCCTTGCCGCCGCCCGCGCCGCCGAGGACACGCTCCTGCAGCTCGGCACCGACCTCGCCCTCGCCGAGAACCGCGCCGAGATCGACGCCGTGCTCGACGCGCTCGCCGCCACCGGCCTCGCCAGCAGCGTCGCCGCCGGCGCGATGAAGCGCCGCACCACGCCCACCGACGCCACCAGCCGGCCGCGCCGCTACACCTCGACGGACGGCCTGACGCTGCTCGTCGGCCGCAACAGCCGCCAGAACGAGGTCGTGACGTTCCAGCTCGCCGCCCGGGGCGATGCCTGGCTGCACGCCCGCGACGTGCCCGGCGCACACGTCGTCGTCAAGGCGGCCGGCCGAAGCGTGCCCGAGGCCACGCTTGACCAGGCGGCGGCGCTGGCCGCGTGGTTCTCGGCGTCGCGCGACGCGGCGGCCGTCGCCGTCGCCGTGACGGATGCGCGCCACGTCCGACGGCTCAGCGGCGGCGGCGCCGGCATGGTCACGCTGACGCACGAGTCGACGCGCACCGTGCGGCCGGCCTCGCCGCGCGCCCTCGGCCTCGAGCCCGAGGCGTGA
- a CDS encoding pyridoxal phosphate-dependent aminotransferase gives MRLAGRMAHLTPSPSFTTLARAKAMEAAGHDIIHLEVGEPDFDTPANVVEAGVSALRGGHTRYTPAAGDMALRTAIARHVGETRDVDVAPTQILVAPGGKPVIYYTIMALVEAGDEVILPDPTFPSYATITAYAGATPVYVPLDAERGFAFDVDAFAAALSPRTRLVVLNSPSNPTGAVLSADDLAAIARLLADRPDVVVLADEIYSRMVYDGVHRSILTESGMAERTVVLDGFSKTYAMTGWRLGYAVLPPALAPILIDLQSNITSCAADATQVAGLAALDGPQADVEAMVQTFRTRRDRVVARLNELPGIRCARPAGAFYAFPDIRGTGLDDLSLAEELLTHTGVALLAGRGFGPAGTGHLRLSYANAMPNLDRALDRMGEHLTALARAGA, from the coding sequence ATGAGACTCGCCGGGCGGATGGCCCACCTCACGCCGTCGCCGTCGTTCACCACCCTCGCCCGCGCCAAGGCCATGGAAGCGGCCGGGCACGACATCATCCACCTCGAGGTCGGCGAGCCCGACTTCGATACGCCCGCCAACGTCGTCGAGGCGGGCGTATCGGCGCTGCGGGGCGGGCACACGCGCTACACGCCCGCCGCCGGCGACATGGCGCTGCGCACCGCCATCGCGCGGCACGTCGGCGAAACGCGCGACGTCGACGTCGCGCCGACGCAGATCCTGGTGGCGCCCGGCGGCAAGCCCGTCATCTACTACACGATCATGGCGCTCGTCGAAGCCGGCGACGAGGTGATCCTCCCCGACCCGACCTTCCCGAGCTACGCCACGATCACCGCCTACGCCGGCGCGACGCCGGTCTACGTTCCGCTCGACGCCGAGCGCGGCTTCGCGTTCGACGTCGATGCCTTCGCTGCCGCGCTCTCGCCGCGGACGCGCCTCGTCGTCCTGAACTCGCCCTCGAACCCGACCGGTGCCGTCCTGTCGGCCGACGACCTGGCGGCCATCGCCCGGCTGCTGGCCGATCGGCCGGACGTCGTCGTGCTGGCCGATGAGATCTACAGCCGCATGGTGTACGACGGCGTTCACCGCTCGATCCTCACCGAATCCGGAATGGCGGAGCGGACGGTCGTGCTCGACGGGTTCTCCAAGACGTACGCCATGACGGGCTGGCGGCTCGGCTACGCCGTCCTTCCGCCCGCGCTCGCGCCCATCCTCATCGACCTGCAGAGCAACATCACGAGCTGCGCCGCCGACGCCACCCAGGTGGCGGGCCTGGCCGCCCTCGATGGCCCGCAGGCCGATGTCGAGGCGATGGTCCAGACGTTCCGCACCCGCCGCGACCGCGTCGTCGCCCGGCTGAACGAGCTGCCCGGGATCCGTTGCGCCCGACCCGCCGGCGCGTTCTACGCCTTCCCGGACATCCGCGGCACCGGCCTGGACGACCTCTCGCTCGCCGAGGAGCTCCTCACCCACACCGGCGTCGCGCTCCTGGCCGGCCGCGGCTTCGGTCCGGCCGGCACCGGCCACCTCCGCCTCTCGTACGCCAACGCCATGCCCAACCTCGACCGCGCCCTCGATCGCATGGGCGAGCACCTCACAGCGCTCGCCCGCGCCGGCGCGTAA
- the holA gene encoding DNA polymerase III subunit delta gives MIELLHGADAFAVAERVQAMRAAFAAEDAMAELNASVLDGARLTVPELRAAADALPFMGGRRLVVVRGLVGRCSARSGEKNKERRTALANALLAYLPHVPPTTDLVLVEGEIETDNPVAGWLRTAAGRASPADGEANAVVARAFDPPPPERLPAWITARAVGRGGAFAPAASSALAAALAPDGPADLWRVDSEVEKLLTWAGERRVEADDVVRLVAPIDTENVYRLIEALAERDGPAAATLLHTFLSSGEEPISLLSKIARQFHQLAHVRALMDGGVPPSEHARAVGVPPFVARKLATQARRFSAPFLDAALKRLLDIDVGIKTGRTVAVTALDLFVAGVCGTGAAARTR, from the coding sequence GTGATCGAGCTGCTCCACGGGGCGGACGCCTTTGCCGTCGCCGAGCGCGTGCAAGCCATGCGCGCCGCGTTTGCCGCGGAGGACGCGATGGCCGAACTCAACGCTTCCGTGCTGGACGGCGCTCGACTCACCGTGCCCGAGCTGCGGGCCGCTGCCGACGCGCTGCCGTTCATGGGTGGGCGGCGGCTCGTCGTCGTGCGCGGGCTCGTCGGGCGCTGCAGTGCCCGCTCGGGCGAGAAGAACAAGGAGCGCCGCACCGCGCTCGCCAACGCGCTGCTGGCCTACCTGCCGCACGTCCCGCCGACGACGGACCTCGTCCTCGTCGAGGGCGAGATCGAAACCGACAATCCGGTGGCCGGCTGGCTGCGGACCGCCGCCGGCCGCGCTTCGCCCGCAGACGGTGAGGCGAATGCCGTCGTTGCGCGCGCGTTCGACCCGCCGCCGCCCGAGCGCCTGCCGGCCTGGATCACCGCCCGTGCCGTCGGACGCGGCGGCGCGTTCGCACCGGCGGCCTCGTCGGCGCTGGCAGCCGCCCTGGCGCCGGACGGACCGGCCGACCTGTGGCGGGTGGACAGCGAGGTCGAGAAGCTGCTGACCTGGGCGGGCGAACGGCGCGTCGAGGCCGACGACGTGGTGCGGCTCGTCGCGCCGATCGACACCGAGAACGTCTACCGCCTCATCGAGGCGCTCGCCGAGCGGGACGGACCGGCGGCGGCGACGCTGCTGCACACGTTCCTGTCCAGCGGCGAGGAGCCGATCTCGCTGTTGAGCAAGATCGCCCGCCAGTTCCACCAGCTGGCCCACGTCCGGGCGCTGATGGACGGCGGCGTGCCGCCGTCCGAGCACGCGCGCGCGGTGGGCGTTCCGCCGTTCGTCGCCCGAAAGCTGGCCACACAAGCCCGACGCTTCTCGGCGCCGTTCCTCGACGCGGCTCTGAAGCGTCTCCTGGACATTGACGTCGGGATCAAGACGGGTCGCACCGTCGCGGTGACGGCGTTGGACCTGTTCGTGGCCGGGGTATGCGGTACGGGTGCCGCGGCGAGAACGCGCTGA
- the tal gene encoding transaldolase: MSEPHVPSNPLAALAAAGQSPWLDQLRREWLADGTLARWIAEDDLRGVTSNPAIFQAAVADSAAYDAQIGALAANGLDPAATYDAVTLQDIRAACDVFRPVWDRTGGVDGYISHEVAPALADDTAGTVAEARRLWAAVDRPNVMIKIPATCAGIPAIRTCLTDGINVNITLMFSLCHYDAVADAYLDALERREHDGLPIDAIASVASFFVSRVDTWVDDRLDKLAADGVDVALLRGQAAVANAKRAYRRFQDVFGSTRFARLARHGARVQRVLWASTSAKDPAYDDLKYVTPLIGPDTVNTLPLATYEAFRDHGHVARTIDADVATADAIVARLAALGIDLEAVGEDLSHQGVAKFAAAQAAVVATVAGKM, encoded by the coding sequence ATGTCCGAACCGCATGTTCCGTCCAACCCGCTTGCGGCGCTCGCCGCCGCCGGGCAGAGCCCGTGGCTCGATCAGCTGCGCCGCGAGTGGCTCGCGGACGGCACGCTGGCGCGTTGGATCGCCGAGGATGACCTCCGGGGCGTGACCTCGAACCCGGCGATCTTCCAGGCCGCCGTGGCGGACAGCGCGGCGTACGACGCGCAGATCGGCGCGCTGGCGGCCAACGGCCTCGATCCGGCCGCGACCTACGACGCGGTGACCCTGCAGGATATTCGTGCGGCGTGCGACGTCTTCCGTCCGGTCTGGGATCGCACCGGCGGCGTCGACGGCTACATCAGCCATGAGGTGGCACCGGCGCTGGCCGACGACACGGCGGGCACGGTGGCCGAGGCCCGACGTCTGTGGGCAGCGGTCGATCGACCGAACGTCATGATCAAGATCCCCGCGACGTGCGCCGGGATCCCGGCGATCCGCACCTGCCTGACGGACGGGATCAACGTGAACATCACGTTGATGTTCTCACTGTGCCACTACGATGCGGTCGCCGATGCCTACCTGGACGCGCTCGAGCGCCGCGAGCACGACGGCCTGCCGATCGATGCGATTGCGTCGGTGGCCAGCTTCTTCGTCAGCCGGGTGGACACCTGGGTGGACGATCGCCTGGACAAGCTGGCGGCCGACGGGGTAGACGTCGCGCTCCTGCGCGGGCAGGCGGCCGTGGCGAACGCCAAACGGGCCTATCGGCGCTTCCAGGACGTCTTCGGGAGCACCCGCTTTGCGCGCCTGGCGCGCCACGGTGCGCGCGTTCAGCGCGTGCTCTGGGCCAGCACGAGCGCCAAGGACCCGGCGTACGACGACCTGAAGTACGTGACTCCGCTCATCGGTCCGGACACCGTGAACACGCTGCCACTGGCCACGTACGAAGCCTTCCGCGACCACGGCCACGTCGCACGCACGATCGACGCGGATGTTGCGACGGCCGATGCCATCGTGGCGCGGCTGGCGGCGCTCGGCATCGACCTCGAGGCCGTCGGGGAGGACTTGTCGCACCAAGGTGTCGCCAAGTTCGCGGCGGCGCAGGCGGCGGTGGTGGCGACGGTGGCGGGGAAGATGTAG
- the lexA gene encoding transcriptional repressor LexA translates to MARPERPLTARQLEILKFIVQRIEERGSPPTIREIGEHKAVQISSTSVINYHLNKLKERGLIARDDRISRGLSITEKARHEFNQIFRPSSRMRLPMLGRIAAGQPIPVPGDQDPDEWIEVTRDLVGGREDVFALVVRGTSMIDALINDGDIVVMQRAETANNGDMVAAWICDREETTLKRYYHERDPDRIRLQPMNPTMEPIYAAPSNVEIQGKVIAVIRTLDGSMLSSAA, encoded by the coding sequence ATGGCGCGACCGGAACGACCGCTCACGGCACGGCAGCTTGAGATCCTCAAGTTCATCGTCCAGCGCATCGAGGAGCGCGGCTCCCCGCCGACGATCCGCGAGATCGGCGAGCACAAAGCCGTGCAGATCAGCTCGACGAGCGTCATCAACTACCACCTGAACAAGCTCAAGGAGCGCGGCCTGATCGCGCGCGACGACCGGATCTCGCGCGGGTTGTCGATCACGGAGAAGGCGCGGCACGAGTTCAACCAGATCTTCCGGCCTTCGAGCCGCATGCGGCTGCCGATGCTCGGCCGCATCGCCGCCGGCCAGCCGATCCCGGTGCCGGGTGACCAGGACCCGGACGAGTGGATCGAGGTGACGCGCGATCTCGTGGGCGGTCGCGAGGACGTCTTCGCCCTCGTCGTGCGCGGGACGTCGATGATCGACGCGCTGATCAACGACGGCGACATCGTCGTCATGCAGCGGGCGGAGACCGCCAACAACGGCGACATGGTGGCGGCCTGGATTTGCGACCGCGAGGAGACCACGCTCAAGCGCTACTATCACGAGCGCGACCCCGACCGCATCCGGCTCCAACCGATGAACCCGACGATGGAGCCGATCTATGCGGCGCCGTCGAACGTCGAGATCCAGGGCAAGGTCATCGCCGTGATCCGCACGCTGGACGGGTCGATGCTATCCTCCGCGGCCTGA
- the folK gene encoding 2-amino-4-hydroxy-6-hydroxymethyldihydropteridine diphosphokinase, which translates to MRPEAPVGTLVAFSLGANEGHRAHNIERALAQLGEVVDIVAISPWYETTPVGFADQRDFINLVVLGRTHWPARRVLEAALAIERALGRRRDAGAPRFGPRPIDIDLLFHGDAQLETPGLSVPHPRLAERAFVLVPLCDVAPDLVHPGLRRTVRELLAALPAEARSGVRRWSPEARVGLR; encoded by the coding sequence GTGCGGCCGGAGGCGCCGGTCGGCACGCTCGTCGCGTTCTCCCTCGGCGCCAATGAGGGCCACCGGGCGCACAACATCGAGCGCGCGCTCGCCCAGCTCGGCGAGGTCGTGGACATCGTGGCGATCTCGCCGTGGTACGAGACGACGCCCGTCGGGTTCGCGGACCAGCGCGACTTCATCAACCTCGTCGTCCTTGGCCGGACCCACTGGCCGGCCAGGCGGGTGCTCGAGGCCGCGCTGGCGATCGAACGAGCGCTGGGGCGCCGACGCGACGCCGGCGCGCCGCGCTTCGGTCCCCGGCCGATCGACATCGACCTCCTGTTCCACGGCGATGCGCAGCTCGAAACGCCCGGACTGAGCGTGCCCCACCCGCGGCTGGCGGAGCGCGCCTTCGTCCTCGTCCCGCTGTGCGACGTCGCGCCCGACCTCGTCCACCCGGGCCTGCGGCGAACGGTCCGCGAGCTGCTGGCGGCGCTGCCGGCCGAGGCGCGCTCGGGCGTCCGGCGCTGGTCACCGGAGGCGCGCGTCGGGCTGCGGTGA
- a CDS encoding DNRLRE domain-containing protein — protein MFRSPLHAHRRAAQRYVVLSCVVLAAACAAFLTAVRAPPAAEGARAAATPAWRRSITGMYGDNVAAVEFIGDTRRGGFRHYALFTHDFGLFRAGSQVDAWSPIVPNTARPETTVVRALALGRDDIERQKLYVGLQSRPLLARSLDGGMTWTTRDGPPGITRMDLLDTTTTGRVYAAQTGTTSLSTSDNQGDTWTQVSPVIGGNDQLADLFAAPDRPQLFLQTGDRLYTSDNVPDVWRLALGPSSATTTTLAVGFAAAGVGRRVYAVGKQGGVWTMVASTDGGAVWTPASWPAEPNAEPTAIGAGEAGFGVHSTWVGFADGRVFRSTDGGQSWSLITTAPIAPLSIQVDPHNYETWVGLDGFGLLRIGTGTNPTVSVTGAVPAQALSIIAPNWESEHRALALARITPKRLDRVGGGQPTLSVLYDSTDEGRIWVRRFVSGTFGAKLLPSTNYARDKRIYSDRWLSRNGGQAWTELAALPDGGRPHVTAVGPVSGTYSLLLGLREPWNGTSGGSGLLYSDTGGASWQDLDASTGDIVDAVFSPTFDTDSTAYFITQRGVIYRTIDGHTFESISTVRLLAGQGIVHDLAISPRFDLDRTLFVAVEDTADAQRAKVFVSTNGGTSWEDRFGGLAARGRPRSVALSPNFRSDRTVFLGLGREQGDGDDVPTIYGSDTGGTDWFGQLSLGRVAATDFAFAGTEPTGRLFAAAGRSGVWVRDLDGSPIVDLIPTPTVPPTTTPSPTLTPTDTPAPGTGTPGGLESVCIEVEDDAYVSETSPDDNFGIGGELQLYNDGAEKTAIYLKFDVSALPAGSQLQAASVELYLRGLQPLTTPPLSEISTVSRAWVENRITWNNRPPSGNDIDAPVLDTTYGYKAWDVLPQVEKWLAGTSNDGLVIEPMNALPTQQLRAKFTSRESAAAAQRPRLCVTYRAPTLTPPRTPTGTRTILATPTATPTPTGGAPSATTAPPPTAATTAPVPSATSLPEETPGPLTPSATPPTAETPDAPTATATPTATRAIVDPGTPEIYLPFGYRFARSTPRPRRDAVAGPALPPAVRRP, from the coding sequence ATGTTCCGTTCGCCCCTCCATGCGCATCGCCGCGCCGCGCAACGGTACGTCGTACTCTCGTGCGTCGTGCTGGCGGCGGCGTGCGCTGCATTCCTGACCGCGGTCCGCGCGCCGCCGGCGGCTGAGGGCGCGCGCGCCGCCGCCACGCCGGCGTGGCGGCGTTCGATCACCGGGATGTACGGCGACAACGTGGCGGCCGTCGAGTTCATCGGCGACACGCGCCGCGGCGGGTTTCGCCACTACGCCCTGTTCACCCACGATTTCGGCCTGTTCCGGGCCGGCTCGCAGGTCGACGCTTGGTCGCCGATCGTCCCGAACACGGCGCGGCCCGAGACGACCGTCGTCCGGGCGCTTGCCCTCGGCCGCGACGACATCGAACGCCAGAAGCTCTACGTCGGTCTGCAATCCCGTCCGCTGCTCGCACGCTCGCTGGACGGCGGCATGACGTGGACCACCCGGGACGGCCCGCCCGGCATCACGCGGATGGACCTGCTCGACACGACGACGACCGGCCGGGTGTACGCGGCGCAGACCGGGACGACATCGCTGTCGACATCCGACAACCAGGGCGACACATGGACGCAGGTGTCGCCGGTCATCGGCGGGAACGATCAGCTGGCCGACCTCTTCGCCGCCCCGGACCGCCCACAGCTGTTCCTGCAGACGGGCGACCGGCTGTACACCTCCGACAACGTACCCGACGTCTGGCGCTTGGCCCTCGGGCCGAGTTCGGCCACGACGACGACGCTTGCGGTGGGCTTTGCCGCGGCGGGCGTCGGACGCCGGGTGTACGCGGTCGGCAAGCAGGGCGGTGTCTGGACGATGGTCGCCAGCACGGACGGCGGTGCGGTCTGGACGCCGGCCAGCTGGCCGGCCGAGCCGAACGCCGAGCCGACGGCGATCGGCGCCGGCGAGGCCGGGTTCGGCGTGCACTCGACGTGGGTCGGGTTCGCCGACGGGCGCGTCTTCCGCTCCACGGACGGCGGCCAGTCCTGGAGCCTGATCACGACGGCACCGATCGCGCCGCTCTCGATCCAGGTCGACCCGCACAACTACGAGACATGGGTCGGCCTCGACGGCTTCGGCCTGCTGCGGATCGGCACCGGCACGAACCCGACGGTCAGCGTCACGGGTGCGGTGCCGGCGCAGGCGCTGTCGATCATCGCCCCGAACTGGGAGTCGGAGCACCGTGCGCTCGCGCTGGCGCGGATCACGCCCAAGCGGCTCGACCGCGTCGGCGGCGGCCAGCCGACGCTGTCCGTGCTGTACGACTCCACGGATGAGGGCCGGATCTGGGTGCGGCGCTTCGTCAGCGGCACGTTCGGTGCCAAGCTCCTGCCCTCGACGAACTACGCGCGCGACAAGCGGATCTACTCCGACCGCTGGCTGTCGCGCAACGGCGGACAGGCCTGGACCGAGCTCGCCGCGCTGCCCGACGGCGGCCGGCCGCACGTCACCGCCGTCGGACCGGTCTCGGGCACGTACAGCCTGCTCCTCGGGCTGCGCGAACCGTGGAACGGCACCTCGGGCGGCAGCGGCCTGCTGTACTCTGACACGGGCGGGGCGAGCTGGCAGGACCTCGACGCGAGCACGGGCGACATCGTCGACGCGGTGTTCTCGCCGACATTCGACACGGACTCCACGGCGTACTTCATCACCCAGCGCGGCGTCATCTATCGCACGATCGACGGCCATACGTTCGAGTCGATCAGCACCGTCCGGCTGCTGGCCGGTCAGGGCATCGTGCACGATCTGGCGATCTCGCCGCGGTTCGACCTCGACCGGACGTTGTTCGTCGCGGTCGAGGACACCGCCGATGCACAGCGGGCCAAGGTGTTCGTCTCGACGAACGGCGGCACATCGTGGGAGGATCGCTTCGGCGGGTTGGCCGCGCGCGGCCGGCCGCGCAGCGTGGCCCTGTCGCCCAACTTCCGGAGCGATCGGACGGTGTTCCTCGGACTCGGGCGCGAGCAGGGCGACGGCGACGACGTGCCGACGATCTACGGCAGCGACACCGGCGGCACGGACTGGTTTGGCCAGCTCTCGCTCGGCCGTGTGGCCGCCACTGACTTCGCGTTCGCGGGCACCGAGCCCACCGGCCGGCTGTTCGCCGCCGCCGGCCGCTCCGGCGTCTGGGTCCGCGATCTCGACGGCTCGCCGATCGTGGACCTCATCCCGACCCCCACCGTCCCGCCGACGACGACGCCAAGCCCGACGCTGACGCCGACCGACACGCCGGCCCCCGGCACCGGCACGCCCGGCGGGCTGGAGTCCGTCTGCATCGAGGTGGAGGACGATGCCTACGTGAGCGAGACGTCGCCCGACGACAACTTCGGCATCGGCGGGGAACTCCAGCTCTACAACGACGGGGCCGAGAAGACCGCGATCTACCTCAAGTTCGACGTCTCGGCCCTGCCCGCCGGCAGCCAGCTGCAGGCCGCCAGCGTCGAACTCTACCTCCGCGGCCTCCAGCCGCTCACCACACCGCCGCTGTCCGAGATCTCGACGGTTTCCCGCGCCTGGGTCGAGAACCGCATCACGTGGAACAACCGTCCGCCTTCCGGCAACGACATCGACGCGCCGGTCCTCGACACCACATACGGCTACAAAGCCTGGGACGTGCTGCCGCAGGTCGAGAAATGGCTCGCCGGCACCAGCAACGACGGCCTCGTGATCGAGCCGATGAACGCTTTGCCCACCCAACAGCTGCGCGCCAAGTTCACCAGCCGCGAGAGCGCGGCGGCGGCGCAGCGGCCGCGCCTGTGCGTCACGTATCGCGCCCCGACGCTCACCCCGCCGCGCACCCCGACCGGCACGCGGACCATCCTGGCGACGCCGACCGCCACCCCAACGCCGACCGGTGGCGCGCCGTCCGCCACCACCGCCCCGCCGCCCACCGCGGCCACGACCGCGCCGGTCCCGTCGGCGACGTCGCTGCCCGAGGAGACGCCGGGACCGCTCACGCCGTCCGCGACACCGCCGACCGCCGAAACGCCGGATGCGCCTACCGCGACCGCCACTCCGACCGCCACGCGGGCGATCGTCGACCCCGGCACCCCGGAGATCTACCTGCCGTTCGGCTACCGCTTCGCGCGTTCCACGCCGCGGCCACGCCGCGACGCGGTCGCCGGGCCGGCGCTCCCGCCGGCGGTACGGCGGCCGTGA